The sequence below is a genomic window from Qipengyuania flava.
GCCCGCAAAGGGGGTGATATTGTCGGCGGTGAAGCGCTGCGCCATCTCCTGGATCGCGAGCTGTTCTTCAGTGAGCTGGAATTGTCCTGCATTCGTAGTCATGTCGCGCGCTCTAGCCGTGCTGGTGACGCTAGGGAAGGGGCAGCGAGGGTCAGCTGCTAACGATTGCTTCCGCCTCGATCTCGACCTTCCATTCCTTGCGGCAGAGCCAGGCCACGCCTGCCATTGTTGCGGCAGGGCTGGCCTCGCCGAAAAAGCGCGCATGCACCGCGCCAACCGCGTCCTGGTCCTCGAAGTCTGTCAGCAGCATTCGGGTGCGCACCACGTCCTTCGCGCTGCCGCCAAGCTCCTCTATGGCGCGCAGGATCAGAACGAAGCAGCGTTCGGCCTGCGCGGCGGCATCGCCCTTGGTTGACGAGCCATCGTCCTCGACCGGACCGGTCCCGGCGACGACGATACGGTTACCCTCGCGCACCGCGCGGGCAAAGCCGAACTGCTTTTCGTACGGAGAGCCGGTGAAGGCGTGGCGGCGGGTG
It includes:
- a CDS encoding RidA family protein, whose translation is MSTRRHAFTGSPYEKQFGFARAVREGNRIVVAGTGPVEDDGSSTKGDAAAQAERCFVLILRAIEELGGSAKDVVRTRMLLTDFEDQDAVGAVHARFFGEASPAATMAGVAWLCRKEWKVEIEAEAIVSS